A window of Symphalangus syndactylus isolate Jambi chromosome 24, NHGRI_mSymSyn1-v2.1_pri, whole genome shotgun sequence contains these coding sequences:
- the NPBWR2 gene encoding neuropeptides B/W receptor type 2 encodes MQAAGHPEPPDSRGSFSLPTMGANVPPDNGTGHNATSSEPLPFLYVLLPAVYSGICAVGLTGNTAVILVILRAPKMKTVTNVFILNLAIADGLFTLVLPVNIAEHLLQYWPFGELLCKLVLAIDHYNIFSSIYFLAVMSVDRYLVVLATVRSRHMPWRTYRGAKVASLCVWLGVTVLVLPFFSFAGVYSNELQVPSCGLSFPWPERVWFKASRVYTLVLGFVVPVCTICVLYTDLLRRLRAVRLRSGAKALGKARRKVTILVLVVLAVCLLCWTPFHLASVVALTTDLPQTPLVISMSYVITSLSYANSCLNPFLYAFLDDNFRKNFRTMFRC; translated from the coding sequence ATGCAGGCCGCTGGGCACCCAGAGCCCCCTGACAGCAGGggctccttctccctccccacgATGGGTGCCAACGTCCCTCCGGACAATGGCACCGGCCACAATGCCACCTCCTCTGAGCCACTGCCGTTCCTCTATGTGCTCCTGCCCGCCGTGTACTCCGGGATCTGTGCCGTGGGGCTGACTGGCAACACGGCTGTCATCCTTGTAATCCTGAGGGCGCCCAAGATGAAGACAGTGACCAATGTGTTCATCCTGAACCTGGCCATCGCCGACGGGCTCTTCACACTGGTACTGCCTGTCAACATCGCGGAGCACCTGCTGCAGTACTGGCCCTTCGGGGAGCTGCTCTGCAAGCTGGTGCTGGCCATCGACCACTAcaacatcttctccagcatctacTTCCTAGCCGTGATGAGCGTGGACCGATACCTGGTGGTGCTGGCCACTGTGAGGTCCCGCCACATGCCCTGGCGCACCTACCGGGGGGCGAAGGTCGCCAGCCTGTGTGTCTGGCTGGGCGTCACGGTCCTGGTTCTGCCCTTCTTCTCTTTTGCTGGCGTCTACAGCAACGAGCTGCAGGTCCCAAGCTGTGGGCTGAGCTTCCCGTGGCCCGAGCGGGTCTGGTTCAAGGCCAGCCGTGTCTACACGTTGGTCCTGGGCTTTGTGGTGCCTGTGTGCACCATCTGTGTGCTCTACACGGACCTCCTGCGCCGGCTGCGGGCGGTGCGGCTCCGCTCTGGAGCCAAGGCTCTAGGCAAGGCCAGGCGGAAGGTGACCATCCTGGTCCTCGTCGTGCTGGCCGTGTGCCTCCTCTGCTGGACGCCCTTCCACCTGGCCTCTGTCGTGGCCCTGACCACAGACCTGCCCCAGACCCCGCTGGTCATCAGCATGTCCTACGTCATCACCAGCCTCAGCTACGCCAACTCGTGCCTGA